A stretch of the Halorussus vallis genome encodes the following:
- a CDS encoding archaea-specific SMC-related protein: MNQSTAVETEASVSVRNIGGIDETEVELVPGVTVLKGRNATNRTSFLRSIKAALGSDEDVLKGDADRGRVELTIGDETYVRTFVREDGTVRAGGSPYLSDATPAELFAFLLEDNEARRAVARGDDLRDVIMRPVDTADVERQIREAEREKDELDEELERCRSREQRLPELERERASLRESLSAKREELEALRDEIETLDAGVDETREQRAEVEERLSELGDARSDLEKTRRRLDSEREQLESLKGEREELREEREELPTSIQEISDLGHRIGELRERKRTLDSLLDQLQNIIKFNQEVLEGSDSELREALVPENDEHVSAQLLAEDTELVCWTCGSHVERGEVERTVEDLRELHREKLSQRKEASSQLDDLREEKQTVEKRQQRREQIEHQLERIDDQIEQRRERIDDLRNRREELTDRVATLEETVEELRRDDSDDRILELSKRASQLELEAERIESDLEETEAEIESIESDLEEIPRIEAERERVREHLTELRERIGRIEEEAVTAFNEHMDELLDILEYGNLERIWIERRDETVQKGRRRVDETTFDLHVVRTTPEGRAYEDTVDHLSESEREVTGLVFGLAGYLAHEVYRTVPFMLLDSLEAIDPERIAALVDYFETYAPHLVVALLPEDAEPLDDAYPRITDI; the protein is encoded by the coding sequence ATGAACCAGAGCACTGCGGTGGAAACGGAAGCCTCCGTTTCGGTACGGAACATCGGGGGGATCGACGAGACGGAGGTGGAACTCGTCCCGGGCGTCACCGTCCTCAAGGGACGGAACGCGACCAACAGGACCTCCTTTCTCCGGTCGATAAAGGCGGCGCTCGGCAGCGATGAGGACGTGCTGAAGGGCGACGCCGACCGGGGCCGGGTCGAACTCACCATCGGGGACGAAACCTACGTCCGAACGTTCGTCCGCGAGGACGGGACGGTCAGGGCCGGTGGTTCACCCTACCTGTCGGACGCGACTCCGGCGGAACTGTTCGCCTTCCTCCTCGAGGACAACGAGGCCCGCCGTGCGGTCGCCCGGGGCGACGACCTGCGAGACGTGATCATGCGTCCCGTCGACACGGCGGACGTCGAGAGGCAGATTCGGGAAGCGGAGCGGGAGAAGGACGAACTCGACGAGGAACTGGAGCGGTGCCGGTCGCGGGAACAGCGTCTCCCGGAACTCGAACGGGAACGGGCCTCCCTGCGGGAGTCCCTGTCGGCCAAGCGCGAGGAACTCGAGGCGCTGAGAGACGAGATCGAAACGCTCGACGCGGGCGTCGACGAGACGCGAGAACAGCGGGCCGAGGTCGAAGAGCGGTTGAGCGAACTCGGCGACGCCCGCAGCGACCTCGAAAAGACGCGGCGGCGACTCGACTCGGAGCGAGAACAGTTGGAGTCGTTGAAGGGAGAGCGCGAGGAACTCCGGGAAGAGCGAGAAGAACTTCCGACCTCGATTCAGGAGATCAGCGACCTCGGTCACCGAATCGGTGAGCTACGGGAGCGAAAGCGGACCCTCGACTCGCTACTCGACCAGCTTCAGAACATCATCAAGTTCAACCAGGAGGTGCTCGAAGGCAGCGATTCCGAGCTTCGGGAGGCGCTCGTCCCGGAGAACGACGAGCACGTAAGCGCACAGTTGCTCGCCGAGGACACGGAACTCGTCTGCTGGACGTGCGGGTCGCACGTCGAGCGCGGGGAGGTCGAACGGACGGTGGAGGACCTCCGCGAACTCCACCGCGAGAAGCTCTCCCAGCGCAAGGAGGCGTCCTCGCAGTTGGACGACCTTCGCGAGGAGAAACAGACGGTCGAGAAGCGTCAGCAACGCCGCGAGCAGATCGAACATCAACTCGAACGAATCGACGATCAGATCGAACAGCGCCGCGAGCGTATTGACGACCTCAGGAACCGTCGAGAGGAGTTGACCGACCGCGTCGCGACCCTGGAGGAAACCGTAGAGGAGTTGCGCCGGGACGACTCCGACGACCGAATCCTCGAACTGAGCAAGCGCGCGAGCCAACTGGAACTAGAGGCCGAACGGATCGAGTCCGACCTCGAGGAGACGGAGGCCGAAATCGAGTCGATAGAGTCCGACCTCGAGGAGATTCCCCGAATCGAAGCCGAGCGCGAACGGGTTCGCGAGCACCTCACCGAACTCCGGGAGCGTATCGGGAGGATAGAAGAGGAGGCCGTGACGGCGTTCAACGAGCACATGGACGAGTTGCTCGACATCCTCGAATACGGGAACCTCGAACGTATCTGGATCGAACGGCGCGACGAAACCGTCCAGAAGGGGAGGCGTCGCGTCGACGAAACCACGTTCGACCTGCACGTGGTCCGGACGACGCCGGAGGGACGGGCGTACGAGGATACGGTCGACCACCTGAGCGAATCCGAGCGCGAGGTGACGGGACTCGTGTTCGGACTCGCGGGGTATCTCGCCCACGAAGTGTACCGGACCGTCCCGTTCATGCTCCTCGACTCGCTCGAAGC
- the rdfA gene encoding rod-determining factor RdfA, with protein sequence MTEPTNGRLEAEPDCTCKVGSLVDAYDLRRANADLVERWTGERREEESVRSLADRFNRRLLRAAMRAEGMELIEGCVENFYALLTDDDTLEAERLRARSVLDENGVDVERVEEQFVSHQTVYRHLRNCLGAEKGTRTLSTDKERSRVNKMRSRAEAVTVDSLSRLRDGDELALEEFEVFVNLRVTCESCGALHDVTELLEQGGCDCQLTG encoded by the coding sequence ATGACCGAACCCACGAACGGACGTCTGGAGGCCGAACCCGACTGCACCTGCAAGGTCGGTTCGCTCGTCGACGCGTACGACCTGCGACGTGCGAACGCGGACCTCGTCGAGCGCTGGACCGGCGAGCGGCGGGAGGAGGAGAGCGTCCGCAGTCTCGCCGACCGGTTCAATCGCCGACTCCTCCGTGCGGCGATGCGCGCGGAGGGGATGGAACTCATCGAGGGGTGCGTCGAGAACTTCTACGCGCTCCTGACCGACGACGACACGCTCGAAGCCGAGCGGCTACGCGCGCGGTCGGTCCTAGACGAAAACGGGGTCGACGTCGAACGGGTGGAGGAGCAGTTCGTCTCCCACCAGACCGTGTATCGACACCTCCGCAACTGCCTCGGCGCCGAGAAGGGGACGCGAACCCTCTCGACCGACAAGGAGCGAAGTCGAGTGAACAAGATGCGGAGTCGGGCCGAAGCCGTCACGGTCGATTCGCTCTCTCGGCTACGCGACGGCGACGAGTTGGCGCTCGAGGAGTTCGAGGTGTTCGTGAACCTCCGGGTCACCTGCGAGTCGTGCGGCGCGCTTCATGACGTGACGGAACTGCTCGAACAGGGCGGTTGCGACTGCCAACTGACCGGATAG
- a CDS encoding CoxG family protein, giving the protein MEVTGERTIDQTPDRLWDTILDPDTLEQTIPGAQSLEQDGDVYEGTLERGLAGISIELSATVEVTDEDRPDWIDCDIEGTDNTINSRVDGQAHVEFEEADDGATTLVYETDFDFSGKLASLGSRIIKRKVNKDLDTFFSNLEEHVEEQEAAA; this is encoded by the coding sequence ATGGAAGTCACTGGCGAACGCACCATCGACCAGACTCCGGACCGTCTCTGGGACACGATACTCGACCCCGACACGCTCGAACAGACGATTCCCGGCGCACAGAGTCTCGAACAGGACGGTGACGTGTACGAAGGGACGCTCGAACGCGGCCTCGCTGGAATCTCGATCGAACTCTCGGCGACCGTCGAGGTCACGGACGAGGACCGCCCCGACTGGATCGACTGCGACATCGAGGGGACGGACAACACCATCAACAGCCGTGTCGACGGGCAGGCTCACGTCGAGTTCGAGGAGGCGGACGACGGGGCGACGACCCTCGTCTACGAAACCGACTTCGACTTCTCCGGAAAGCTCGCATCCCTCGGTTCCCGGATCATCAAGCGGAAGGTGAACAAGGACCTCGACACCTTCTTCTCCAACCTCGAGGAGCACGTCGAGGAGCAGGAAGCCGCCGCGTAA
- a CDS encoding benzoate/H(+) symporter BenE family transporter: MARGPLADVIESGPGFRSGLADFGEYLDLNKVGSGLTAAIFGCTGPALIILQAASKGNLSDAQATSWLFAIYVLGGIITLGMALYYKQPIMGAWTIPGAVMVGLVLADFNLAQAAGAYFVSGLLVFLVGISGTFRSVVEYLPRPIIMGMIAGVLIGFTIDIVNSIAEAPLIAGIAFLGYLAFYRAVPSVPGIVGAILLGGVAAFWQGATALSDVTLRIATPILVAPAFSVESIVTIALPLTIMVIGAENMQAIGVLQAEEYDPPINSMLIFSGLGGMLASLMGGHNANIAGPMTAVTSSDESGYPKEGRYAASVVGGLLFGGFGFIAAAATSIVNAIPSVLISLLAGVAMISVLISAFEESWVESDRYRYGVFFALIIGMSGVSFYDIGAPFWSLVGGVFVSLVLEPDDWEFLRSSSATTEESRSVDQ, encoded by the coding sequence ATGGCGAGAGGGCCATTAGCAGATGTAATAGAGAGTGGACCGGGCTTCAGAAGCGGTCTCGCCGACTTCGGCGAGTACCTCGACTTGAACAAGGTGGGGTCGGGCCTCACGGCGGCCATCTTCGGCTGTACCGGTCCGGCGCTCATCATCCTACAGGCGGCTTCCAAGGGGAACCTCTCGGACGCGCAGGCGACGTCGTGGTTGTTCGCCATCTACGTCCTCGGAGGAATCATCACGTTGGGGATGGCCCTCTACTACAAACAACCGATCATGGGGGCGTGGACGATTCCCGGCGCGGTGATGGTCGGCCTCGTCCTCGCCGACTTCAACCTGGCTCAGGCGGCCGGGGCGTACTTCGTCTCCGGCTTACTCGTCTTCCTGGTCGGAATCTCGGGGACGTTCCGGAGTGTAGTCGAGTACCTCCCGCGTCCCATCATCATGGGAATGATCGCGGGCGTCCTCATCGGCTTCACCATCGACATCGTCAACTCCATCGCGGAGGCGCCGCTCATCGCCGGTATCGCCTTCCTGGGTTACCTGGCGTTCTACCGCGCGGTACCGAGCGTGCCCGGCATCGTCGGCGCCATCCTCCTCGGTGGGGTCGCGGCGTTCTGGCAGGGAGCGACGGCACTGTCGGACGTGACGTTGCGCATCGCCACGCCGATTCTCGTCGCGCCCGCGTTCTCGGTCGAATCCATAGTCACCATCGCGCTTCCGCTGACCATCATGGTCATCGGCGCTGAGAACATGCAGGCCATCGGCGTGCTCCAGGCAGAGGAGTACGACCCGCCGATAAACTCGATGCTGATATTCAGTGGTCTCGGCGGTATGCTCGCTAGCCTCATGGGCGGCCACAACGCCAACATCGCGGGTCCGATGACCGCGGTCACCAGTAGCGACGAGTCGGGCTACCCGAAGGAGGGTCGCTACGCCGCGTCGGTCGTTGGCGGCCTCCTCTTCGGCGGCTTCGGCTTCATCGCGGCCGCGGCCACCTCCATCGTCAACGCCATCCCGAGCGTGCTGATATCGCTGCTGGCCGGCGTCGCGATGATCAGCGTGCTCATCAGCGCGTTCGAGGAGTCGTGGGTTGAGTCCGACCGCTACCGATACGGCGTGTTCTTCGCGCTCATCATCGGGATGTCGGGCGTCTCGTTCTACGACATCGGAGCGCCGTTCTGGTCGCTCGTCGGCGGCGTGTTCGTCTCGCTCGTCCTCGAACCCGACGACTGGGAGTTCCTGCGCTCGTCAAGCGCGACGACCGAGGAATCGCGCTCGGTCGACCAGTAG
- a CDS encoding DUF6282 family protein, producing the protein MDTHMHTAPGAFPRHDTDFSAARTAKEHGMRAIVTKNHHFETASRAQNVRDEVGFTVLGGITLNEWVGGLNHHAVDGVANFDADIVWMPSITAANHLENAAVQMFETEEQEKAGISVLDEDGELTIETLAVLDSIAEHGLVVGLSHLSPEEAIALVDEATSRGVEEFLVQHPHAEFLDYSHDQMRTITDLGATLEFHYICTSEMMGNAATVDDFVAAVDAVGPENAVMATDGGATANPPAMEQFESFIGDMLDAGVPEADVETMVKDNPKRIFDLD; encoded by the coding sequence GTGGACACGCACATGCACACGGCACCGGGTGCGTTCCCCCGCCACGACACCGACTTTTCGGCCGCGCGCACGGCGAAAGAGCACGGCATGCGCGCCATCGTGACGAAGAATCACCACTTCGAAACAGCTTCGCGCGCACAGAACGTGCGCGACGAGGTCGGGTTCACCGTCCTCGGCGGCATCACGCTCAACGAGTGGGTCGGCGGACTCAACCACCACGCCGTCGACGGCGTCGCCAACTTCGACGCCGACATCGTCTGGATGCCGAGCATCACGGCGGCGAACCACCTCGAAAACGCCGCGGTGCAGATGTTCGAGACCGAAGAGCAGGAGAAGGCCGGGATTTCGGTCCTCGACGAGGACGGCGAACTGACGATCGAGACGCTGGCGGTCCTCGACAGCATCGCCGAACACGGCCTCGTCGTCGGACTCTCGCACCTGAGCCCCGAGGAGGCCATCGCGCTCGTCGACGAGGCGACGAGTCGGGGCGTCGAGGAGTTCCTCGTCCAGCACCCCCACGCCGAGTTCCTAGACTACTCCCACGACCAGATGCGGACGATAACCGACCTCGGGGCGACGCTGGAGTTCCACTACATATGCACGAGCGAGATGATGGGCAACGCCGCGACCGTCGACGACTTCGTCGCGGCCGTCGACGCCGTCGGCCCCGAGAACGCCGTCATGGCGACCGACGGCGGTGCGACCGCGAACCCGCCCGCGATGGAACAGTTTGAGAGTTTCATCGGCGACATGCTGGACGCCGGCGTTCCGGAAGCCGACGTGGAGACGATGGTCAAGGACAACCCGAAGCGAATCTTCGACCTCGACTGA
- a CDS encoding PaaI family thioesterase: MSAEVDREMEEYFESMPFLRNIGIENAVVEDGTAEFHVPYDEKITNHTVVHGGVMATLVDATVAGAIHSDAEAPLDEMEPLTIDMDVNYHAPVTEGDIVARANLVKRGGTIAVGEAEVTNEGDLVASGTATYFQKWR; encoded by the coding sequence ATGTCAGCCGAAGTAGACCGCGAGATGGAAGAGTACTTCGAGTCGATGCCGTTCCTCCGGAACATCGGCATCGAGAACGCCGTCGTCGAGGACGGGACTGCGGAGTTCCACGTCCCGTACGACGAGAAGATAACGAACCACACCGTCGTCCACGGCGGCGTGATGGCGACCCTCGTGGACGCGACCGTCGCGGGTGCGATCCACAGCGACGCCGAGGCGCCCCTCGACGAGATGGAACCGCTGACCATCGACATGGACGTCAACTACCACGCGCCGGTGACGGAGGGCGACATCGTCGCCCGGGCGAACCTCGTCAAGCGCGGCGGGACGATAGCCGTGGGGGAAGCCGAGGTCACCAACGAGGGCGACCTCGTCGCGTCCGGCACCGCGACGTACTTCCAGAAGTGGAGATAG
- a CDS encoding class I adenylate-forming enzyme family protein, with translation MNMGQVFARATDRYPESTALVDPTADVRYTYREWYDRAFAVAAALSERGIGEGDRIATAMRNRAELATLYCATQLLGAVFVPYNFRTSPTELAFLVNNVEPAALVFSEATADSVAAGREEFPNGTDLLALDETPSFAESYESYLDRRDPEFEPSFVDPDRTSLILHTGGTTGRPKGVPRSHRNTYAAAVAHAIQTSWSQREATLGLMSLAHTMGIHALAAVLVLGGKWVTQREFSAAATRDAIRSEGVTSLYLVPTVYHDLVESPSIADADVSSVRNVAFAGASMSTTDIRAVADQFEPESFVNHYGSTEVYSHAVCERLLEKPGCIGRAAINTRIRVVEPSEFGDLDPEARVDSGEVGEIIVDASSPEAFDGYLGADDDRTLVDGWFFTGDLGYRDADGDLFIIGRIDDMIISGGENIYPVEVESVLESHDLVREAAVVGRPSERWNQTVAAFVTVTAASGDVDFESAVAELDEHCRRSEGLANFKRPRKYFFIDELAKSNVGKILRKELQKKELDINVHAEVDV, from the coding sequence ATGAACATGGGACAAGTGTTTGCACGGGCCACGGACAGATACCCCGAGTCGACCGCGCTCGTGGACCCGACGGCCGACGTCCGATACACCTACCGAGAGTGGTACGACCGGGCGTTCGCGGTGGCGGCCGCACTCTCCGAGCGCGGAATCGGAGAGGGCGACCGCATCGCGACCGCGATGCGCAACCGGGCTGAGCTGGCGACGCTCTACTGCGCGACCCAACTGCTCGGTGCCGTGTTCGTCCCCTACAACTTCCGCACCTCGCCGACCGAACTCGCGTTCCTCGTGAACAACGTCGAACCGGCGGCGCTCGTCTTCTCGGAGGCGACCGCCGACAGCGTCGCGGCGGGCCGCGAGGAGTTCCCGAACGGGACCGACTTGCTCGCGCTCGACGAAACTCCGTCGTTCGCAGAGTCGTACGAGTCGTACCTCGACCGCCGGGACCCCGAGTTCGAACCGTCGTTCGTCGACCCCGACCGGACCAGCCTGATACTCCACACCGGCGGCACGACGGGTCGGCCGAAGGGCGTCCCGCGGAGTCACCGCAACACCTACGCCGCGGCCGTCGCCCACGCGATCCAGACCTCCTGGTCCCAGCGCGAGGCGACGCTCGGGTTGATGTCGCTCGCCCACACCATGGGAATCCACGCGCTTGCCGCCGTCCTGGTCCTGGGCGGCAAGTGGGTCACCCAGCGGGAGTTCTCGGCGGCCGCCACCCGTGACGCCATCCGGTCGGAGGGGGTCACCAGTCTCTACCTGGTTCCGACCGTCTACCACGACCTGGTCGAGTCACCCTCGATAGCCGACGCCGACGTATCGAGCGTCCGGAACGTCGCGTTCGCCGGCGCGAGCATGAGCACGACCGACATCCGCGCGGTCGCCGACCAGTTCGAACCGGAGTCGTTCGTGAACCACTACGGGAGCACGGAAGTGTACTCCCACGCGGTCTGCGAGCGACTACTGGAAAAGCCGGGGTGCATCGGGCGGGCGGCCATCAACACGCGCATCAGGGTGGTCGAACCGAGCGAGTTCGGCGACCTCGACCCCGAGGCCAGGGTCGACTCCGGCGAGGTCGGCGAGATCATCGTCGACGCCTCCTCTCCGGAGGCGTTCGACGGCTATCTCGGGGCCGACGACGACCGCACGCTCGTCGACGGGTGGTTCTTCACCGGCGACTTGGGCTACCGCGACGCCGACGGCGACCTCTTCATCATCGGCCGCATCGACGACATGATAATCAGCGGCGGCGAGAACATCTACCCCGTCGAGGTCGAGAGCGTCCTCGAATCCCACGACCTCGTCCGGGAGGCGGCGGTCGTCGGTCGCCCGAGCGAGCGCTGGAACCAGACGGTCGCGGCGTTCGTCACAGTCACCGCCGCGTCGGGCGACGTGGACTTCGAGTCGGCGGTCGCCGAACTCGACGAGCACTGTAGGCGGAGCGAGGGTCTCGCGAACTTCAAGCGCCCGCGCAAGTACTTCTTCATCGACGAACTCGCCAAGAGCAACGTTGGCAAGATTCTTAGGAAAGAGTTACAAAAGAAGGAGTTGGACATCAACGTACACGCGGAAGTGGATGTGTAG
- a CDS encoding FAD binding domain-containing protein, with translation MYPSQFEHVPVDSVDDAVAALQEYEDAELLAGGQSLVPLQKTRFASPDYLVDITGIEELQYVDDAGDAVEVGALASHTQIQRAQPVKDHVYLFSECIGQIADWPVRNQGTFGGTVAEADPSGDYLPVLQILDPEITLVGPDGERTVPFEEFYLGMFTVDMEEGELITRARLPKLTPSSDAAGIGSTYKKHAERSGDYALASVAAIVEVDDAGDVTDARLSVGGVGPLTRPEEAESLVEGTDLDDDVLAEAAAAVREAVLPDEEGPEGDYKEAMAGEFTERALETAYERATESI, from the coding sequence ATGTATCCAAGCCAGTTCGAACACGTTCCGGTCGACAGCGTCGACGACGCGGTCGCCGCGCTTCAGGAGTACGAGGACGCGGAGTTGCTCGCGGGCGGTCAGAGCCTCGTACCGTTGCAGAAGACGCGGTTCGCGTCCCCCGACTATCTGGTCGACATCACTGGAATCGAGGAGCTACAGTACGTCGACGACGCGGGCGACGCAGTGGAAGTCGGGGCGCTCGCCAGTCACACCCAGATACAGCGGGCACAACCCGTCAAAGACCACGTCTATCTCTTCAGCGAGTGCATCGGCCAGATCGCCGACTGGCCGGTCCGCAACCAGGGCACGTTCGGGGGAACGGTCGCCGAGGCCGACCCGTCCGGCGACTACCTGCCCGTCCTCCAGATTCTCGACCCCGAAATCACCCTCGTCGGACCCGACGGCGAACGGACCGTCCCGTTTGAGGAGTTCTACCTCGGGATGTTCACCGTCGACATGGAGGAGGGCGAACTCATCACGCGGGCCCGCCTGCCCAAGTTGACGCCGTCGTCCGACGCAGCGGGAATCGGCAGCACCTACAAGAAACACGCAGAGCGCTCCGGCGACTACGCGCTGGCCAGCGTCGCGGCCATCGTCGAGGTCGACGATGCGGGTGACGTGACCGACGCTCGACTGAGCGTCGGCGGTGTCGGCCCGCTGACCCGCCCGGAAGAGGCCGAGTCGCTCGTCGAGGGGACCGACCTGGACGACGACGTCCTCGCGGAGGCCGCCGCCGCCGTCCGGGAGGCGGTGCTCCCAGACGAGGAGGGGCCGGAGGGCGACTACAAGGAGGCGATGGCTGGAGAGTTCACCGAACGAGCACTCGAAACCGCGTACGAACGCGCGACCGAAAGCATATGA
- a CDS encoding (2Fe-2S)-binding protein: protein MSKSEPTTTVTVTVNGEEYVKETEDRKLLVHFLREDLGLTGTHQGCVVGKCGACTVLHDGTPKKSCMLYAAQIDGDEITTVEGLADIAEAEGNEMETRDGATLHPLQMGFKRNHGLQCGFCTPGFLMTSYALLQENEDPDDDEIRSALSGNICRCTGYNSIVESVEWAAAELAGADDGAGGSDGNEDGAVSTDGGFSTDGAAGGCPCRRDYPTGGDGE from the coding sequence ATGAGCAAATCCGAACCCACGACCACCGTGACGGTGACCGTAAACGGCGAAGAGTACGTCAAAGAAACCGAGGACCGGAAACTTCTGGTCCACTTCCTCCGGGAGGACCTCGGCCTCACCGGGACCCACCAGGGGTGCGTCGTCGGCAAGTGCGGGGCCTGCACCGTCCTCCACGACGGGACGCCCAAGAAGTCGTGCATGCTGTACGCCGCCCAGATTGACGGAGACGAGATCACGACCGTCGAGGGTCTCGCCGACATCGCCGAGGCGGAGGGTAACGAGATGGAGACCCGCGACGGGGCGACGCTCCACCCGCTCCAGATGGGGTTCAAGCGGAATCACGGACTCCAGTGCGGTTTCTGTACGCCCGGGTTCCTGATGACGTCGTACGCGCTCCTGCAGGAGAACGAGGACCCCGACGACGACGAGATTCGGTCGGCCCTCTCGGGCAACATCTGTCGGTGCACCGGGTACAACTCGATCGTCGAGAGCGTCGAGTGGGCGGCCGCGGAACTCGCCGGAGCAGACGACGGGGCCGGCGGGAGCGACGGAAACGAGGACGGCGCGGTTTCGACCGATGGCGGATTCTCGACCGACGGCGCCGCCGGTGGGTGTCCCTGTCGCCGCGACTACCCGACGGGAGGTGACGGCGAGTGA